In Haloplanus rubicundus, one DNA window encodes the following:
- a CDS encoding mechanosensitive ion channel family protein, whose translation MIGQVSPPKWLIDILAAYEQVLSELFWFIVGFGVVYLISRVFLIPLATQVVRSRNRNNPTIETATKTYLRVVLIGFATLTGIIAAGYGRILSESAIIIAALTFALGIAGQKVFGSLISGMFLVADPDFNVGDWIEWPGGEGTVEAVDFRVTRIRTPNHETISVPNTELTTNAITRPYGRNRYRLTEQVYVAYYEDTERALLELQQIATNLESVLGDPAPNTRIVKLGENAITIQAEFWTENPRHTDILTIRSDFRRSVKRHFDEEDITLAPPSAQLLSGGVTVTDRRSESPASNSE comes from the coding sequence ATGATCGGCCAGGTTTCTCCACCCAAGTGGTTGATAGACATCCTAGCGGCGTACGAGCAGGTGTTGTCGGAATTGTTCTGGTTCATCGTGGGATTTGGCGTCGTGTATCTCATAAGCCGGGTTTTTCTCATTCCACTCGCGACCCAGGTCGTCAGATCGCGTAATCGCAATAACCCAACAATTGAGACAGCAACAAAAACGTACCTTCGGGTCGTTCTGATCGGATTCGCCACGCTAACGGGTATCATCGCCGCTGGCTACGGACGGATACTCTCCGAGTCAGCGATCATCATCGCCGCCCTCACCTTCGCCCTCGGCATCGCTGGCCAGAAAGTGTTTGGGTCGCTTATCAGTGGGATGTTCCTCGTCGCCGATCCAGACTTCAATGTCGGCGACTGGATCGAGTGGCCGGGCGGAGAAGGTACTGTTGAAGCAGTCGATTTTCGCGTCACCCGTATCCGGACACCGAACCACGAAACGATCTCGGTCCCTAACACTGAACTCACAACCAACGCGATCACCCGGCCCTACGGTCGGAACAGGTATCGACTGACCGAACAGGTATACGTCGCCTATTACGAGGACACCGAGCGGGCCCTGCTGGAGTTACAACAGATCGCCACGAACCTCGAATCGGTTCTTGGTGATCCAGCGCCGAACACACGTATCGTCAAACTCGGGGAGAATGCAATCACGATACAAGCCGAATTCTGGACCGAGAATCCGAGACACACGGATATTCTAACGATTCGTTCTGACTTCCGCCGATCAGTGAAACGGCACTTCGATGAGGAAGATATTACGCTCGCTCCCCCATCCGCGCAGTTGCTTTCGGGGGGCGTCACCGTGACAGACAGGAGGTCCGAGTCACCAGCCTCAAATAGCGAATAA
- a CDS encoding universal stress protein, giving the protein MYSDILIPTDGSPGAQEAIEHGLEIAQQYEATVHALYVVDTRVSRSGPLLESLQLEGRKAVRDLEVAGTQAGLTVVTEVVEGVPPQEILEYSAMQGIDLLVMGTQGRTGIDRFVMGSVAERVVRHSSVPVLMVRKEQL; this is encoded by the coding sequence ATGTACTCCGATATCTTGATCCCCACGGATGGAAGCCCGGGAGCGCAGGAAGCTATCGAACACGGACTCGAAATCGCACAACAGTACGAAGCCACGGTTCATGCCTTGTACGTGGTCGATACGCGAGTGTCACGATCCGGTCCGCTTCTCGAATCGCTCCAGCTCGAAGGGCGAAAGGCAGTACGGGACCTCGAGGTGGCAGGGACTCAAGCCGGGCTCACCGTCGTCACAGAGGTCGTTGAAGGGGTTCCACCTCAAGAGATTCTGGAGTATAGTGCGATGCAGGGGATCGATCTCCTCGTGATGGGGACGCAGGGCCGGACTGGCATCGATCGCTTCGTGATGGGAAGTGTCGCTGAACGTGTGGTCCGCCACTCTTCGGTTCCCGTTCTCATGGTGCGCAAAGAACAACTGTAG
- a CDS encoding MgtC/SapB family protein — protein sequence MVDPTTGPLVGTIFHLLLAAGLGALIGLEREQSESGGSFAGSRTFPLIALYGALVQAFFPSVLPVAVGTLVVPLTVAYVGKIWYEGDIGLTTLVAALVTVILGAMAMHSDRGAIIAIIGGGAITVLLSVKDPVHEFANQIEESERRASAKFIIVVLVVLPALPDRSLGVLYGLNPRFIWLMIVFVTGLGFAAYVLGQMLGPERGIALTGIVGGSVSSTATTVSMAEKTTQNATLYHVCAFAVVTASIVIFPRALIEIAVVNPDLLSSVALPLGAMTVVGAVAAGVLYWLTASNETVEPEELKNPFRLRPALLFGVIFAAVLLVSEHANEWFGASGVYATAFVSGLADVDAMTITLSQLAAEGAVSTEVATTGIVIAAIANTLLKAALAWVLGTHRLGRLVSIVLGAVVLSGLAFLVV from the coding sequence ATGGTCGATCCTACAACTGGTCCTCTTGTGGGGACCATCTTCCATCTCCTGCTCGCAGCTGGCCTCGGCGCACTCATCGGTCTGGAACGGGAGCAAAGCGAGTCGGGCGGATCGTTCGCCGGGAGTCGGACGTTTCCGCTGATCGCGCTCTATGGGGCGCTCGTTCAGGCCTTCTTCCCGTCCGTACTTCCGGTCGCTGTGGGTACGCTCGTCGTGCCACTCACGGTCGCGTACGTCGGGAAGATCTGGTACGAGGGTGATATCGGCCTGACGACGCTCGTGGCCGCCCTCGTCACAGTCATCCTCGGTGCAATGGCGATGCATTCCGACCGCGGCGCGATCATCGCGATCATCGGCGGCGGCGCCATCACAGTACTGCTCTCCGTGAAAGACCCCGTACACGAGTTCGCCAATCAGATCGAAGAAAGCGAACGGCGGGCGTCGGCGAAGTTCATCATCGTCGTCCTCGTCGTCCTACCAGCGCTCCCCGACCGATCGCTCGGCGTCCTCTATGGCCTCAATCCGAGATTCATCTGGTTGATGATCGTCTTCGTCACTGGCCTCGGATTCGCGGCGTACGTGCTCGGACAAATGCTCGGCCCGGAACGGGGGATCGCCCTCACGGGGATCGTCGGTGGGTCCGTTTCGTCCACGGCCACCACGGTCTCGATGGCGGAGAAGACGACCCAAAACGCGACGCTCTATCACGTCTGCGCATTCGCGGTCGTCACCGCCTCCATCGTGATCTTCCCCCGAGCACTCATCGAGATCGCGGTGGTCAACCCCGATCTGCTCTCGAGCGTCGCGCTGCCGCTGGGAGCGATGACTGTCGTCGGTGCGGTTGCTGCCGGGGTGTTGTACTGGCTGACTGCATCCAACGAGACAGTCGAACCGGAGGAGCTCAAGAACCCGTTTCGCCTGCGGCCTGCCCTCCTCTTCGGGGTCATATTCGCGGCCGTATTGCTCGTCTCCGAACACGCCAACGAGTGGTTCGGGGCATCGGGCGTGTACGCGACGGCGTTCGTCTCCGGGCTCGCCGATGTCGATGCGATGACGATCACGTTGAGTCAACTCGCAGCCGAGGGGGCAGTCTCGACGGAGGTCGCCACGACGGGAATCGTCATCGCGGCGATCGCAAACACCCTCCTCAAGGCCGCGTTAGCGTGGGTTCTCGGTACCCACAGGTTGGGACGGCTCGTGTCTATCGTCCTCGGCGCCGTCGTCCTGAGCGGTCTGGCTTTTCTCGTCGTTTGA
- a CDS encoding sodium:phosphate symporter — translation MVSNVDEILARGRESGQLVVGAFVSLLLFLFAVQLLGASTAAAAAPLERFFRRYVAGSGQALGASWLATYVLTNGSVVAALSVSLFKTGILTASQLFLMLAGSRLGGAAIVLLIGALDYFQKRRYSFSEATELGVLTFLLSHSIYLPATVLGYLLLPRLQTGFGDISTRIELSFAPLAVFNPVTGAIVDTVGVGLALVMAILVLFGSLTLFDRVLKRINTEWLRKRFFRRFQHKWTSFGLGILITGATTSVAFSLGVIVPLYNRNYIKRQEIVPYVLGANIGTFFDTIVIAVLLESPPGVAIVLSLVAIGTIITVGTLVRFSTYFQAVETIQTRLVTNRRYLTGFLVSLVILPIVLVLLPF, via the coding sequence GTGGTTTCGAACGTCGACGAGATACTGGCCCGAGGGCGTGAATCCGGCCAATTAGTCGTTGGCGCTTTCGTCTCTTTGCTCTTGTTCCTGTTCGCAGTCCAGTTGTTGGGTGCGTCCACAGCGGCCGCGGCCGCTCCGCTCGAACGGTTCTTCAGGCGATACGTCGCCGGGAGTGGACAAGCCCTGGGTGCAAGCTGGCTCGCCACGTACGTGCTCACCAACGGATCAGTAGTAGCGGCCCTGTCCGTCTCGCTGTTCAAGACCGGCATCCTCACGGCCTCACAGCTGTTCCTGATGCTTGCTGGCTCACGCCTCGGGGGCGCCGCTATCGTACTCCTGATAGGGGCGCTGGACTACTTCCAGAAGCGGCGCTATTCGTTCAGCGAGGCGACCGAGTTGGGGGTGCTGACCTTCCTCTTGTCACACTCAATTTATTTACCAGCGACTGTCCTCGGATATCTCCTGTTGCCGAGACTCCAGACGGGATTCGGGGACATCAGTACCCGGATCGAACTCTCGTTTGCTCCGCTGGCGGTCTTCAATCCGGTGACGGGAGCCATCGTCGATACTGTTGGTGTGGGTCTGGCACTCGTGATGGCCATTCTCGTGTTGTTTGGTAGCCTCACTCTCTTCGATCGGGTACTCAAGCGGATCAACACCGAATGGCTCCGCAAGCGGTTCTTTCGCCGATTTCAGCACAAGTGGACCTCGTTTGGACTCGGTATCCTCATTACCGGCGCGACGACCAGCGTTGCGTTCTCGCTGGGAGTCATTGTTCCGCTCTACAATCGTAACTACATCAAACGGCAGGAGATCGTTCCCTACGTTCTGGGGGCTAATATCGGAACCTTCTTCGACACGATCGTCATCGCTGTGCTTCTGGAATCCCCACCGGGGGTAGCTATCGTGCTATCACTCGTGGCCATCGGCACGATCATAACGGTCGGAACACTGGTTCGGTTCTCGACGTACTTCCAAGCCGTCGAGACCATCCAAACCCGTCTCGTTACCAACCGTCGGTACCTGACTGGGTTTCTCGTCTCGTTGGTTATTCTCCCGATAGTGCTGGTTCTACTCCCATTCTAG